The following are from one region of the Littorina saxatilis isolate snail1 linkage group LG2, US_GU_Lsax_2.0, whole genome shotgun sequence genome:
- the LOC138958959 gene encoding membrane protein BRI3-like produces MSDHPPAYQEAVKPPAGAYQPQQGYGAVPQGGYPSAPHGGYGPPHQGGYGPPPQGGYGPPPPGAYNQGGQPPAGAVPSYQYNVTVQPPTAQRVVVVGGCPACRVGVLEDDFTCLGVLCAILFFPIGILCCLAMRQRRCAHCAAVFG; encoded by the exons ATGTCTGATCACCCTCCCGCATACCAGGAAGCCGTGAAGCCCCCGGCTGGAG CTTACCAGCCACAGCAAGGATATGGCGCTGTACCTCAGGGTGGATACCCCTCGGCCCCACATGGAGGATATGGTCCCCCACACCAGGGTGGATATGGCCCCCCACCACAGGGTGGATatggcccccctccccccggcgCGTACAATCAGGGTGGCCAGCCACCGGCGGGGGCAGTTCCCTCCTACCAGTACAACGTCACTGTGCAACCACCCACGGCACAGAGGGTGGTAGTGGTTGGTGGATGTCCGGCTTGCAGA GTTGGTGTATTGGAAGACGACTTCACCTGTCTGGGTGTGCTGTGTGCCATTCTCTTCTTCCCTATCGGAATTCTGTGCTGTCTGGCGATGAGGCAGCGTCGTTGTGCTCACTGTGCGGCCGTCTTTGGTTAA